The following proteins are co-located in the Methanobacterium aggregans genome:
- a CDS encoding phage holin family protein, which yields MDKRRSTYVMWTGRTIALWISEIVGFMAMAAVLPGFRVDGWESAVMSVTFIGLLNAVLWPFLSYYTLRFLVFTFGVGALILNGFMIWVASQFVPGLSISGGALILVPLGIAAINTLVSALMTIDDEASYYRAVLGRDLKRRAKNIDKNKPGFILLEIDGLAASTLKKAIKRGDMPTLKKWIEEGTHRIKEWETDLSSQTGASQAGILHGNNKDLPAFRWVEKENKNKLRVSTGLFDAPLIEKRVSNGNGLLSTNGASRSNLFSGDACNTIFTYSKISNLGQFYTRAWYFFYSNPYNFARTLVLSLWDMVMELGSRIRQRIKHIKPRLNRSFIYFPIRATANVFLREVTTYTLLGDMMTGKVDAAYATYVGYDEIAHHSGVEDYDAFYALKKIDKQFQRLENAKKTSPRPYHMVVLSDHGQSNGATFKQRYGMTLEDLVRELLPEDIKIHSDLYTNVDHFSQAVKYPITEGKDFINQKTANTVESGRKLGRSVMASFTENQFVKRTFKSLDMPHKKFYRGHEDTYVSPEEAQTVVLASGNLGLIYFNEWSERMSYEELNRAFPNLIPGLIQHQGIGFIMVHSEEHGTVVIGSKGTYYLEDDSFEGENPIASFGKNAAQHLKRTDSFKYVPDILVNSFYNPETMEVAAFEELIGSHGGMGGNQSHPFIMHPSEWKIDGEDIVGAENVYKTLKAHIQETWNKCGTGKVEGNGNED from the coding sequence ATGGATAAACGTAGAAGCACGTATGTGATGTGGACTGGACGTACCATAGCCCTTTGGATCAGTGAAATTGTTGGTTTCATGGCCATGGCGGCAGTGCTACCTGGATTTCGAGTTGATGGATGGGAATCTGCAGTGATGTCTGTAACTTTCATAGGACTTTTAAACGCAGTTTTATGGCCATTTTTATCTTATTACACATTAAGATTCCTTGTTTTCACATTTGGTGTCGGTGCGCTCATTTTAAACGGTTTCATGATCTGGGTTGCAAGTCAATTCGTTCCAGGACTCAGCATATCTGGAGGGGCTCTAATTCTAGTCCCCCTTGGGATTGCAGCCATAAACACCCTTGTTTCAGCGCTTATGACCATTGATGATGAGGCATCCTATTACAGGGCAGTTCTTGGCCGTGATCTCAAACGCAGGGCTAAAAATATCGATAAGAACAAACCCGGCTTCATACTCCTTGAGATAGATGGACTTGCAGCTTCAACCCTTAAAAAGGCAATAAAGAGGGGGGACATGCCAACACTCAAGAAATGGATTGAAGAGGGAACCCACAGGATAAAGGAATGGGAAACTGATCTCTCCAGTCAGACAGGAGCTTCACAGGCAGGGATCCTTCACGGCAACAACAAAGACCTTCCTGCCTTCAGGTGGGTTGAAAAGGAGAACAAAAACAAGTTAAGGGTTTCAACAGGACTTTTTGATGCTCCTCTAATTGAAAAAAGGGTTTCAAATGGGAATGGTCTTCTCTCAACCAATGGTGCCAGCAGATCCAACCTGTTCTCTGGGGATGCTTGTAACACCATATTCACCTACAGCAAGATCAGCAACCTTGGACAGTTCTACACCAGGGCATGGTATTTCTTTTATTCAAATCCCTACAACTTCGCACGCACACTAGTCCTCAGTCTATGGGACATGGTGATGGAACTGGGCTCACGCATCCGACAAAGGATAAAACATATAAAACCACGTCTTAATCGTAGTTTTATCTATTTTCCCATACGTGCCACTGCAAACGTATTTTTAAGGGAGGTGACTACCTACACCCTCCTTGGGGACATGATGACTGGGAAGGTGGATGCAGCCTATGCTACCTACGTTGGATACGACGAAATAGCTCACCATTCTGGTGTTGAGGATTACGATGCCTTTTATGCTCTTAAAAAAATTGATAAACAATTTCAACGCCTTGAAAATGCTAAAAAAACATCTCCACGTCCCTATCATATGGTGGTGCTTTCTGATCACGGTCAAAGCAATGGGGCCACATTCAAGCAACGCTACGGAATGACACTTGAGGATCTGGTCAGAGAACTGCTTCCAGAGGATATAAAAATTCACAGTGACCTCTACACAAATGTTGACCACTTCAGCCAGGCAGTTAAATACCCAATAACCGAGGGTAAGGACTTCATAAATCAGAAGACAGCAAATACAGTTGAGAGTGGTAGAAAACTTGGAAGAAGTGTCATGGCGTCTTTCACTGAAAACCAGTTCGTGAAAAGAACCTTTAAATCACTTGACATGCCCCATAAGAAGTTTTACAGGGGCCATGAAGATACTTACGTGTCTCCAGAGGAGGCCCAGACAGTTGTTCTGGCCTCTGGAAACCTTGGACTCATATACTTCAATGAATGGAGTGAAAGAATGAGCTATGAAGAGCTCAACAGGGCCTTTCCAAATCTCATACCCGGTTTGATACAACACCAAGGTATAGGATTCATAATGGTGCATTCAGAAGAACATGGAACCGTTGTAATAGGATCAAAAGGTACATACTACCTTGAAGATGACTCCTTCGAGGGTGAAAACCCAATTGCCAGCTTCGGTAAGAATGCAGCTCAACATCTCAAGCGAACAGACAGCTTCAAATACGTACCAGACATACTTGTAAACAGTTTTTACAACCCAGAAACCATGGAAGTTGCAGCCTTTGAGGAGTTAATAGGTAGCCACGGGGGGATGGGAGGTAATCAGTCACACCCCTTTATCATGCACCCTTCAGAGTGGAAAATCGATGGAGAAGATATAGTGGGTGCTGAAAATGTTTACAAAACATTAAAAGCCCATATTCAGGAAACCTGGAATAAGTGTGGAACTGGAAAAGTTGAGGGGAATGGAAATGAAGATTGA
- a CDS encoding metallophosphoesterase, translating to MKDPMKDIHPKNPKALVLRQKMQLAMSGFRDKLGVHDFDPNDFEVVPVRVTIPELDPVFNDYRIVHISDIHMGQWISSKRIKGVVNLVNQQKPDLIAITGDSVSYLADEPVLDMLRSLEGLKPRDATVSVLGNHDHWMGAEKIRKIMGENGIIDLENDVYTLKRGDAYLHIAGVDSVTLDHQDLEQVLQKMPEKGPAVLLAHEPDFADTTAATGRFSLQLSGHSHGGQVVIPGFGTPFKGSNFKKYPLGMYHVGDMVQYTNRGLGTNVFWFRINCPPEITVLKLHS from the coding sequence ATGAAAGATCCAATGAAAGATATACATCCAAAAAATCCAAAGGCTCTGGTCCTGAGACAGAAGATGCAGCTTGCAATGTCTGGATTCAGGGATAAACTGGGTGTTCATGACTTTGACCCCAATGACTTTGAAGTGGTACCTGTAAGGGTGACCATACCTGAATTAGACCCTGTTTTCAACGATTACCGCATAGTTCACATAAGCGATATTCACATGGGGCAGTGGATATCCTCCAAACGTATAAAAGGTGTTGTGAACCTTGTAAATCAACAAAAACCTGATCTCATTGCAATAACTGGAGATTCTGTGTCCTATCTGGCTGACGAACCTGTTCTGGACATGTTGAGATCCCTTGAAGGTTTGAAACCAAGGGATGCAACTGTTTCTGTACTGGGAAATCATGACCACTGGATGGGGGCGGAGAAGATACGTAAAATAATGGGTGAGAATGGGATAATAGATCTGGAAAATGATGTTTACACTCTAAAACGTGGAGATGCATATCTGCACATTGCAGGTGTTGACAGTGTCACATTGGACCATCAAGACCTGGAACAGGTTCTCCAAAAGATGCCAGAAAAGGGCCCTGCAGTACTACTTGCCCATGAACCAGACTTTGCAGACACAACTGCTGCCACAGGAAGGTTCAGCCTACAGCTTTCAGGACACTCCCATGGGGGTCAGGTGGTTATACCAGGATTTGGAACTCCGTTCAAAGGTTCCAACTTTAAGAAGTATCCACTTGGAATGTACCATGTGGGGGACATGGTCCAGTACACCAACAGGGGCCTTGGAACAAATGTTTTCTGGTTCAGGATCAACTGTCCACCTGAGATAACAGTATTGAAACTTCATAGTTAG
- a CDS encoding DUF5750 family protein, producing MDVKIVDYGVSIPSEKYYVTYRVTGIDSETRKKLEERVGEELTSENNDLIIKTFFDEKYYPLGSQEAQYKLEDFIAREEIEMTAYLSGILEED from the coding sequence ATGGATGTGAAAATAGTTGATTATGGAGTATCCATCCCATCAGAAAAATATTACGTGACGTACAGGGTAACTGGAATAGATTCTGAAACCAGAAAAAAGCTTGAAGAACGTGTTGGGGAAGAATTAACATCAGAAAATAATGATTTAATTATAAAAACATTCTTTGACGAAAAATATTATCCCCTTGGAAGCCAGGAAGCCCAGTACAAGCTTGAAGACTTCATAGCACGTGAAGAAATTGAAATGACAGCTTACTTATCCGGTATCCTTGAGGAGGATTGA
- a CDS encoding DUF192 domain-containing protein has product MGYADVAASFMSRFMGLMFRKELQRGLILKLPKTRSRRGAAIHMFFMRMPLDIVFADSNMKVVDTVSIGPWKTYTPKSAAQYVIELEKGTIDASKTQIGDELDFMCENV; this is encoded by the coding sequence GTGGGTTACGCAGATGTTGCTGCGAGTTTTATGTCACGGTTCATGGGGCTCATGTTCAGAAAAGAACTCCAGAGAGGTTTGATACTGAAACTTCCAAAGACCAGAAGCAGAAGGGGGGCAGCGATTCACATGTTCTTCATGAGGATGCCTCTGGACATAGTATTTGCAGATTCCAACATGAAGGTTGTTGACACAGTTTCCATAGGACCCTGGAAGACTTACACGCCTAAATCAGCTGCACAGTACGTTATAGAACTTGAAAAAGGAACCATAGATGCATCAAAGACCCAAATCGGCGACGAACTTGATTTTATGTGTGAAAATGTTTGA
- a CDS encoding methionine adenosyltransferase: protein MRNIIVKELIQKPIEEQDVEIVERKGIGHPDSISDGIAESVSRALCNEYMDKFGGILHHNTDEVQITAGESDPKFGGGEIIKPIEILLTGRGVPEYEGQKIGIDRIAITAAKEYLKENIINLDVETSTVVECKIGHGSGDLVDVFKRDGMPASNDTSFGVGYAPFSETENIVMQTEELLNSKGFKKKYPHVGEDIKVMGLREKDKITLTIACAMVSKYVDGRDTYISVKEELNDIITDLATKNTAREVQTFINTGDNHSCNSEEGYYLTVTGTSAEMGDDGSVGRGNRANGLITPNRPMSMEATSGKNPLNHVGKIYNLLSNKMAEDIVKEVEGVKQVHIMLLSQIGKPIDYPKAASAQIILENGYKMESVNKEVEGVMDSWLQDVGKITEMMVKGELRTF from the coding sequence ATGAGGAATATCATAGTTAAAGAGCTCATCCAGAAACCAATAGAAGAACAAGACGTAGAAATAGTAGAAAGAAAAGGAATAGGACATCCAGATAGTATAAGCGACGGAATCGCAGAGTCTGTCAGCAGAGCCCTGTGCAATGAATACATGGACAAATTTGGAGGTATATTGCACCACAACACCGATGAAGTGCAGATCACAGCCGGAGAATCCGACCCTAAATTCGGTGGCGGCGAAATAATCAAGCCAATAGAAATTCTCCTAACAGGAAGAGGAGTTCCGGAGTATGAGGGGCAGAAAATAGGTATTGACAGAATTGCAATAACTGCAGCCAAGGAGTACCTGAAAGAAAACATCATAAACCTGGATGTTGAAACATCCACAGTTGTGGAGTGCAAAATCGGCCACGGTTCAGGAGACCTGGTTGATGTATTTAAGAGGGATGGAATGCCTGCTTCAAATGACACATCCTTCGGTGTGGGTTACGCACCATTCTCTGAAACTGAAAACATCGTTATGCAGACAGAAGAACTTTTAAACTCCAAAGGCTTCAAGAAGAAGTACCCTCATGTTGGAGAAGACATAAAAGTCATGGGCCTCAGGGAAAAGGATAAAATAACCCTCACAATTGCATGTGCAATGGTATCCAAATACGTTGACGGCAGGGATACTTACATCAGCGTTAAAGAAGAACTCAACGATATAATAACAGATCTTGCAACTAAAAACACTGCAAGAGAGGTTCAGACCTTCATAAACACCGGTGACAATCATTCCTGCAACTCAGAGGAAGGATACTACCTTACAGTCACAGGAACCTCTGCAGAGATGGGAGATGACGGCTCCGTTGGAAGAGGAAACAGGGCAAACGGCCTTATAACACCTAACAGGCCAATGTCAATGGAAGCAACTTCTGGTAAAAACCCATTGAACCATGTTGGTAAAATATACAACCTTCTATCAAACAAAATGGCAGAAGACATTGTCAAGGAAGTTGAAGGAGTTAAACAGGTTCATATCATGCTTTTAAGTCAGATAGGTAAACCAATCGACTATCCTAAAGCTGCAAGTGCCCAGATAATCCTCGAAAATGGTTACAAGATGGAATCTGTTAACAAAGAGGTTGAAGGGGTTATGGACTCTTGGCTCCAGGATGTCGGTAAGATCACTGAGATGATGGTTAAAGGAGAACTGCGAACCTTCTAA
- the ileS gene encoding isoleucine--tRNA ligase: MPIEEAQRSYKSKNIEEKVQKFWNQGDVYRKTNKMREEKPKYSFLDGPPYCSGRIHLGTAWNKIIKDSYLRYKSMSGFSIRRQAGWDTHGLPIEHKVEGILGLKSKKEIEERIGIENFVNKCKEFAVENKGLMTDQFKLLGIWMDWDKPYVTYDNRYMESCWWTLKRAHEKDLLVRDKRVITWCPHCETALAMAEIDYDNKEDPSIYVKFPLSQQESDEYTVYVLVWTTTPWTLPANMAVCVHPDFDYAYVKKGDEVYIMAEALVESVFQEEEHEIMKVVKGSDLENTPYDHPLKAEIPVQKDFEHIILPGDHVTLTEGTGCVHTAPGHGPDDFEIGKKYGLPIFCPVDEAGLFMEEAGKYFGQFVKSADKNIIVDLKEHGFLFREGIIDHRYGFCWRCKSPIIYLATKQWFLKITEIKDKMLSELDKVEWVPSWAGESRFRNWVENARDWTISRQRYWGIPIPIWVCQECGEITVVGSLEELKERAVDGELKGDFIHRPHVDDITIRCSCGGDMKRTPDVLDVWIDSGVAGWASLYYPQEKDQFEEWYPYDFITEGHDQTRGWFYSQLGCGVISLDSVPYRKVLMHGFTLDEEGKKMSKSLGNVVEPDEVVEKYGADVLRFYLLWGNKPWEDLKFNWDEVKNVNKMFNILWNVYVFTTTYMSIDNFNPTLYTEEDVKLRDEDLWITSRANSLAKTVSESIEKLHFHKATRAINNFILEDLSRWYVRLIRGRTWIEKDDPDKLGAYYTLYNVMKLLIMTMAPIAPHITEDIYQNLVRGVDNESFLSVHMLDWEFNEELIDLELEGNMDVVREIIEACAHARDVARYKLRWPVREVIIVSEDNKVVDAAHSLREVIMEQANTKNIVFLSEFENMTVHAQPNMKTLGPRLRGDVPKVREKLAEADGPVIIQKLESEGVYTVELEDKSIELSSEDIVFETELPENIESAEFDGGSIFIDTELTEEILSEAMSRELIRRVQDMRKDQDLDVEANIEVYVECGPDFQALLENFLDFISNEIRADKFVFGSENEGYRKEWKIEDYEVTVTIKKS, encoded by the coding sequence ATGCCAATAGAGGAGGCTCAACGGTCATACAAATCAAAGAACATCGAGGAAAAGGTTCAGAAGTTCTGGAACCAGGGAGATGTTTACAGAAAAACCAATAAAATGCGGGAAGAAAAGCCCAAATATTCATTCTTAGATGGCCCACCATACTGTAGTGGACGTATACATCTTGGAACTGCATGGAACAAGATAATAAAAGATTCCTATCTCAGATATAAGAGTATGTCTGGTTTCAGCATAAGGAGGCAGGCAGGATGGGACACCCATGGACTTCCAATCGAGCACAAGGTCGAAGGGATCCTTGGCTTAAAAAGCAAGAAGGAAATAGAAGAACGCATTGGAATTGAAAACTTTGTGAATAAATGTAAGGAATTTGCAGTAGAAAACAAAGGCCTCATGACTGACCAGTTCAAGCTCCTTGGCATATGGATGGACTGGGACAAACCCTATGTTACATACGATAATCGATACATGGAGTCCTGCTGGTGGACCCTGAAACGGGCCCATGAGAAGGATCTGCTTGTAAGGGACAAACGAGTGATAACATGGTGTCCCCACTGTGAAACAGCCCTTGCAATGGCAGAGATAGACTACGACAACAAGGAAGACCCTTCCATCTACGTGAAGTTCCCACTGAGCCAGCAGGAAAGTGATGAGTACACAGTTTACGTTCTGGTATGGACAACCACACCCTGGACCCTACCTGCTAACATGGCTGTGTGTGTGCACCCAGACTTCGACTACGCATACGTTAAGAAGGGAGATGAAGTTTACATAATGGCAGAGGCCCTTGTAGAATCTGTTTTCCAGGAAGAAGAACACGAGATCATGAAGGTTGTTAAGGGATCCGACCTTGAAAACACCCCCTACGATCATCCATTAAAAGCTGAGATACCTGTTCAAAAAGACTTCGAACACATCATACTTCCAGGTGACCATGTCACCCTTACAGAGGGAACTGGATGTGTTCACACAGCACCTGGACATGGTCCAGACGACTTTGAAATAGGTAAAAAGTATGGTTTACCAATATTCTGTCCTGTGGATGAGGCAGGATTGTTCATGGAAGAAGCTGGTAAGTACTTTGGCCAGTTTGTGAAATCCGCAGATAAAAATATCATAGTTGACCTTAAGGAACATGGTTTCCTCTTCCGTGAGGGAATAATAGACCACCGTTACGGTTTCTGCTGGAGGTGTAAAAGTCCAATCATATACCTTGCAACCAAACAGTGGTTCCTGAAGATAACTGAAATCAAGGACAAAATGCTCAGTGAACTTGACAAGGTTGAGTGGGTTCCTTCGTGGGCAGGTGAAAGCCGTTTCCGTAACTGGGTTGAGAATGCACGCGACTGGACAATTTCAAGACAGAGGTACTGGGGAATACCAATACCAATATGGGTGTGTCAGGAATGTGGTGAAATAACAGTTGTGGGTTCTTTGGAGGAACTCAAGGAACGTGCAGTTGACGGAGAACTCAAGGGTGACTTCATACACAGGCCCCATGTGGATGACATTACCATAAGGTGCAGCTGTGGCGGTGACATGAAACGAACCCCTGATGTTCTGGATGTTTGGATTGACTCTGGAGTTGCAGGATGGGCTTCCCTTTACTATCCACAGGAAAAGGATCAGTTTGAGGAATGGTACCCCTACGATTTCATAACTGAAGGTCATGATCAGACCCGTGGATGGTTCTACTCCCAGCTTGGCTGTGGTGTGATATCCCTTGACAGTGTTCCTTACCGTAAAGTTCTCATGCATGGATTCACCCTTGATGAAGAGGGTAAGAAGATGAGTAAATCCCTTGGAAACGTTGTGGAGCCAGATGAAGTGGTTGAAAAGTACGGGGCAGATGTCCTAAGATTCTACCTCCTCTGGGGTAACAAACCATGGGAAGACCTTAAATTCAACTGGGATGAGGTTAAAAATGTTAATAAGATGTTCAACATTCTATGGAATGTTTACGTTTTCACAACAACCTACATGTCCATAGACAACTTCAACCCAACACTCTACACAGAGGAAGATGTTAAACTGCGTGATGAAGACCTCTGGATAACGTCAAGGGCCAACTCACTTGCAAAAACTGTTTCAGAGTCTATTGAGAAACTGCACTTCCACAAGGCAACACGGGCCATCAACAACTTCATACTTGAAGATCTGAGCAGATGGTACGTTAGGCTTATAAGGGGCCGTACATGGATAGAGAAAGATGATCCTGACAAATTAGGGGCTTATTACACCCTCTACAATGTCATGAAACTTCTAATAATGACCATGGCACCTATAGCCCCACATATAACTGAAGATATTTATCAGAACCTTGTTCGTGGAGTTGATAATGAGTCCTTCCTCAGCGTTCATATGCTGGACTGGGAGTTCAATGAAGAACTCATAGATCTTGAATTAGAAGGTAACATGGATGTTGTGAGGGAAATAATAGAAGCATGCGCCCATGCAAGGGATGTTGCACGCTACAAACTCAGATGGCCTGTACGTGAAGTCATAATTGTTTCAGAGGATAATAAAGTTGTTGATGCAGCCCATTCCCTCAGAGAAGTTATAATGGAGCAGGCAAATACCAAAAACATCGTTTTTTTATCTGAATTTGAGAACATGACAGTTCATGCACAGCCCAACATGAAAACACTGGGGCCCAGGCTGCGTGGAGACGTGCCTAAGGTCAGAGAAAAACTTGCTGAAGCTGATGGTCCAGTCATAATCCAGAAACTTGAATCAGAGGGAGTTTACACCGTGGAACTTGAGGACAAATCAATTGAACTCTCTTCAGAGGACATAGTGTTTGAAACTGAGCTTCCAGAGAACATTGAAAGTGCTGAATTTGATGGTGGAAGTATCTTCATTGATACGGAACTTACAGAGGAAATACTGTCTGAAGCCATGTCACGTGAACTCATAAGAAGGGTTCAGGACATGAGAAAGGACCAGGATCTTGATGTTGAAGCCAACATAGAGGTTTACGTTGAATGTGGTCCTGATTTCCAGGCACTCCTAGAGAACTTCCTTGACTTCATCTCCAATGAGATAAGGGCAGATAAATTTGTATTCGGATCTGAAAATGAAGGATACAGGAAGGAATGGAAAATAGAGGATTATGAAGTTACAGTAACCATTAAAAAATCTTAA
- the purL gene encoding phosphoribosylformylglycinamidine synthase subunit PurL has protein sequence MALTDAELEYVKKELGREPNSLEYGMLDIMFSEHCSYKSSRPILRLFPNEGEKVILGPGDDAGIVELTDELALVIGMESHNHPSAIEPYGGAGTGIGGIIRDIISMGAKPVALLDSLRFGYLEDQKSRYLFEHVVKGISDYGNRVGIPTVGGEVEFDDNFKSNPLVNVVCVGLVRKEEIVLGVAPNIGDVFVLMGGRTGRDGIHGVTFASEELTTKSEIEDRPAVQVGDPFTKKQVMEATFEALEKIDVQGLKDLGGGGLTCCISEMAAKAENGAVVELTKIPLREEGMTPYEIMLSESQERMVFVVRSEDVDALMAIFDKYELPAAAIGTVTDDGQFVMTQDGKVISKLPCELLADPPSVEREALAPSSAPEVVEVPDVPFEDALLKLLSSENIASKKWVYRQYDHEVQVRTVVKPGDDAAVMKVDDEKAFAITSDCNSIHTKLDPYHGGAGSVAEAIRNVVSMGAEPICIADCLNFGNPEKPEVFWQFRECVKGMSDIANKFKTPVISGNVSFYNETEGVTVNPSPVVGVAGSMDLKDIRTSEFKTEGDEIIVIGKTQPELGGSEYYRSVHGVVAGKAPKVHIDQEYSSAMAVLDLIRNDDEGNVTAVHDCSAGGLGIALSEMAISSGTGAFIDISKVPVEADMDITEMLFSESHGRYIVTVKADTADEVVNKIKSMNVEAAAVGKVGGSMLILDEKVEIAVSKLEEYYSGVIEKFMA, from the coding sequence ATGGCTTTAACAGATGCTGAATTGGAATACGTTAAAAAAGAACTTGGAAGAGAACCCAACTCCCTTGAATACGGGATGCTGGACATAATGTTCTCAGAACACTGCTCCTACAAGAGCAGTCGTCCAATACTGAGATTGTTCCCAAATGAGGGGGAAAAAGTTATCCTGGGTCCGGGAGATGATGCAGGAATAGTTGAACTTACAGATGAACTGGCACTGGTCATTGGAATGGAAAGCCATAACCACCCATCTGCAATCGAACCTTACGGAGGTGCAGGAACAGGTATCGGCGGAATAATAAGGGATATCATATCAATGGGTGCTAAACCAGTAGCCCTGCTTGATTCACTCAGATTTGGATACCTTGAAGACCAGAAATCTCGTTACCTCTTTGAACATGTTGTTAAGGGAATATCAGATTACGGTAACAGGGTTGGAATCCCAACTGTTGGTGGAGAAGTGGAGTTCGATGATAACTTCAAATCCAACCCCCTTGTAAACGTTGTTTGCGTGGGACTGGTACGTAAAGAGGAGATAGTTCTTGGAGTAGCACCAAACATTGGAGATGTCTTCGTTCTTATGGGTGGACGTACAGGTCGTGACGGAATCCACGGTGTGACCTTTGCATCAGAGGAACTCACAACCAAATCTGAGATTGAGGACAGGCCTGCAGTTCAGGTTGGAGATCCATTCACCAAGAAGCAGGTTATGGAGGCAACATTTGAAGCCCTTGAAAAGATCGATGTTCAGGGACTCAAGGACCTTGGAGGTGGAGGTTTAACCTGCTGCATCTCAGAAATGGCTGCAAAAGCTGAAAACGGTGCAGTTGTTGAACTCACGAAAATACCACTGCGTGAAGAGGGAATGACACCCTACGAAATAATGCTATCAGAATCACAGGAGAGAATGGTGTTTGTTGTACGTTCTGAAGATGTGGATGCGCTCATGGCCATATTTGATAAATATGAGCTTCCTGCAGCTGCCATAGGTACTGTTACCGATGATGGACAGTTCGTTATGACTCAGGATGGAAAGGTTATCTCAAAACTTCCATGTGAACTTCTTGCAGACCCACCATCTGTTGAAAGGGAAGCACTTGCACCATCATCTGCCCCTGAAGTTGTTGAAGTTCCTGATGTTCCATTTGAAGATGCCCTCTTAAAACTTCTGTCATCCGAGAACATTGCAAGTAAAAAATGGGTTTACAGGCAGTACGATCACGAGGTTCAGGTAAGAACCGTTGTTAAACCTGGAGACGACGCTGCAGTAATGAAGGTTGATGATGAAAAGGCATTTGCAATCACTTCAGACTGCAACAGCATTCACACCAAACTTGACCCGTATCATGGAGGTGCAGGTTCAGTTGCAGAGGCCATAAGAAACGTTGTGTCAATGGGAGCTGAACCCATCTGTATAGCGGACTGTTTGAACTTCGGAAACCCTGAAAAACCGGAAGTATTCTGGCAGTTCAGGGAATGCGTCAAGGGAATGTCGGACATTGCGAACAAGTTTAAAACACCCGTAATAAGTGGAAATGTGAGTTTCTACAATGAAACAGAGGGAGTAACCGTTAATCCATCACCAGTTGTTGGTGTTGCAGGATCCATGGATCTGAAGGACATAAGAACTTCGGAGTTCAAAACTGAAGGGGATGAAATCATTGTTATCGGCAAAACCCAGCCAGAACTTGGTGGATCCGAGTATTACAGATCTGTGCACGGGGTAGTGGCAGGTAAAGCACCGAAAGTCCACATTGACCAGGAGTACAGTTCTGCAATGGCGGTACTTGATTTGATAAGAAATGATGATGAAGGCAACGTAACTGCTGTGCACGACTGTTCTGCAGGAGGGCTGGGAATTGCACTCTCTGAAATGGCAATTTCAAGTGGAACAGGAGCATTCATTGACATATCCAAAGTTCCAGTTGAAGCAGACATGGACATCACTGAAATGCTGTTCTCTGAGTCCCACGGTCGTTACATAGTCACAGTTAAAGCAGATACTGCAGATGAAGTAGTTAATAAAATAAAATCCATGAATGTTGAAGCTGCAGCTGTGGGAAAGGTTGGTGGATCCATGCTCATCCTAGATGAAAAGGTTGAAATCGCGGTTTCAAAACTTGAAGAATATTACAGTGGAGTTATTGAAAAATTCATGGCATGA
- a CDS encoding diacylglycerol/polyprenol kinase family protein — translation MKNSWHDVMKKELWRQLVHASGVFIVLLGFLVSPEVLILLCIALVVLAETLFQLDKSHHIPLFSTMLSNCKRKDDERGFVYFFIGIIVTIYLFKFDMGIVNAAILILLFGDSASTIIGKRFGRHKLPFQEKKTFEGSISFFIIGSSLAITQLPLLPAISGAFFGAVTEAYSPVDDNIPIPIVSALAISLIIYIL, via the coding sequence TTGAAAAATTCATGGCATGATGTTATGAAAAAAGAACTCTGGAGACAGCTAGTGCATGCATCCGGTGTTTTCATAGTCTTACTTGGATTCTTGGTCAGTCCCGAGGTTTTAATACTCCTCTGTATTGCCCTTGTGGTGCTGGCAGAAACCCTATTTCAGCTTGACAAATCCCACCACATACCCCTTTTTTCAACCATGCTAAGCAATTGTAAAAGAAAAGATGATGAAAGGGGATTTGTCTACTTTTTTATTGGAATAATAGTTACCATATACCTTTTTAAATTTGACATGGGCATTGTTAACGCTGCAATACTCATCCTGCTTTTTGGTGACTCCGCCTCAACCATCATAGGGAAGCGCTTCGGAAGACATAAATTACCATTTCAGGAAAAAAAGACGTTCGAAGGCAGCATATCCTTCTTTATTATTGGCTCTTCACTGGCAATTACACAACTACCCCTATTACCTGCAATTTCAGGAGCATTCTTCGGAGCAGTTACAGAGGCTTACAGTCCAGTGGATGATAACATTCCCATTCCCATCGTATCCGCCCTTGCAATAAGTTTAATCATTTACATACTCTGA